In a genomic window of Lacrimispora sp. BS-2:
- a CDS encoding sugar ABC transporter permease — protein MKSKGIRKVLADNAGFFFILPWLIGFILFKVYPFASSLYYSFTNYDLFNGVTKTGMMNYNKIFTDSDIKKAFFVTFKYAIFDVPLKLIFALFIAYILNFKLKGVNFFRTAYYIPSILGGSIAIAILWRAVFNTDGLINTVLGAFGVEKINWMATGGGALTVIVLLRVWQFGSAMVIFLAALKGVSVDLYEAASIDGAGKWTQFFKITVPLITPVIFYNLITQLCQAFQEFNGPFLVTKGGPNGATTLISILIYNNAFLRHKMGMASAQAWILFLIVMTFTVVAFVSQKKWVYYSDEDGR, from the coding sequence ATGAAGTCAAAGGGTATCCGTAAGGTCCTGGCAGACAATGCAGGGTTCTTTTTCATCTTACCATGGCTGATCGGATTTATACTTTTTAAAGTTTATCCGTTCGCCTCTTCACTGTATTATAGCTTTACAAACTATGATCTGTTTAACGGCGTAACAAAGACAGGTATGATGAACTATAATAAGATTTTCACTGATTCCGATATTAAAAAGGCGTTTTTTGTTACATTTAAATATGCAATTTTTGATGTGCCTTTAAAGCTTATATTCGCTTTGTTTATTGCATATATTCTGAATTTTAAGTTAAAAGGAGTTAACTTCTTTCGGACAGCATATTACATTCCGTCTATTCTGGGCGGCTCCATTGCCATTGCGATTCTGTGGAGAGCCGTATTCAATACAGACGGCCTGATCAACACCGTTCTTGGTGCATTTGGTGTTGAAAAGATCAACTGGATGGCAACCGGAGGCGGTGCTCTGACCGTAATCGTGCTTTTAAGGGTCTGGCAGTTTGGGTCTGCCATGGTGATCTTCCTTGCAGCCTTAAAGGGAGTCTCCGTAGATTTATACGAAGCGGCTTCCATTGACGGGGCTGGAAAGTGGACACAGTTCTTCAAAATTACGGTTCCCTTAATTACACCGGTTATTTTCTATAACCTGATTACGCAGTTATGCCAGGCGTTCCAGGAATTCAACGGACCGTTCCTTGTAACAAAGGGCGGGCCTAACGGAGCAACCACTTTGATCTCAATCTTGATTTACAACAATGCATTCTTACGTCATAAAATGGGTATGGCAAGTGCACAGGCATGGATCCTGTTCCTTATTGTTATGACCTTTACGGTAGTAGCGTTTGTAAGCCAGAAGAAGTGGGTTTACTATTCAGATGAGGACGGGAGGTAA
- a CDS encoding cation:proton antiporter, translating into MDHLLSHLNDTTIILLSLSVILLAGFLLTRITKLVKLPNVTGYIIAGVIIGPYVLNLIPHEMVEHMGFISDIALAFIAFGVGRFFKKEAFKETGFGVIVITLLESLLAGILVTLSMHYIFHLNWSFCLLLGAIATATAPASTMITIRQYHARGNFVNILLQVAALDDAVCLIAFSLASAFVNAEAGAGISGSEIILPVIYNIGALVIGFISGVLLSRLMTPARSEDNRLILTISLLLGIAGLCASVDISPLLSCMLFGTTYINMTKDKELYRQVERFTPPILSMFFVVSGMSLNIRSFGTLGIIGASYFIIRIAGKYLGAFGGCMIAKTTATVRNYLGLALIPQAGVAIGLAFMGKRVLPDSMGNMLLTIILSSSVLYELIGPVCAKIALIHSGSIKTEKVEACNHKIEQITDRTQESQNVINLT; encoded by the coding sequence ATGGATCATCTTTTAAGTCATTTAAATGACACAACAATTATTCTTTTATCTTTATCAGTAATATTGCTGGCCGGATTTCTGCTTACGCGTATTACAAAGCTGGTAAAACTGCCAAATGTAACTGGTTATATTATTGCCGGAGTTATAATAGGGCCATATGTTTTGAACTTGATTCCACATGAAATGGTTGAACATATGGGTTTTATCAGTGACATTGCTTTGGCCTTTATCGCGTTTGGTGTTGGGCGTTTTTTTAAAAAAGAGGCTTTTAAAGAAACCGGATTTGGAGTAATCGTGATTACTTTATTGGAATCTTTATTAGCCGGAATACTAGTAACGTTATCCATGCACTACATTTTCCATTTAAATTGGAGTTTTTGTCTGCTCTTGGGAGCGATTGCAACGGCAACAGCTCCGGCAAGCACTATGATTACAATCCGGCAATATCATGCACGTGGGAATTTTGTAAATATTTTATTACAGGTAGCTGCACTTGATGACGCTGTGTGTCTTATCGCTTTCAGCTTAGCCTCTGCTTTTGTTAATGCGGAAGCCGGAGCAGGTATTTCCGGCTCTGAAATCATATTGCCTGTCATTTATAATATTGGTGCATTGGTAATCGGTTTTATAAGCGGAGTTTTATTAAGCAGGCTGATGACTCCGGCAAGGAGTGAAGATAACAGGCTGATTTTAACAATTTCACTTCTTCTTGGAATTGCAGGTCTATGCGCCTCCGTAGATATTTCACCTTTACTTTCCTGTATGCTCTTTGGCACAACTTATATCAATATGACGAAAGACAAAGAATTATACAGGCAGGTCGAAAGGTTTACTCCGCCTATTTTGTCCATGTTCTTTGTTGTATCAGGAATGAGTTTGAATATTCGCTCGTTTGGAACTCTGGGGATAATTGGAGCATCCTATTTTATAATACGGATTGCAGGAAAATACCTTGGTGCTTTTGGGGGTTGTATGATAGCTAAAACAACAGCAACAGTACGAAACTATTTAGGGTTAGCCTTGATCCCACAAGCCGGTGTTGCTATTGGCCTTGCTTTTATGGGTAAAAGAGTTTTGCCCGATAGTATGGGTAATATGTTGCTTACGATCATATTATCTTCTTCGGTTTTGTATGAGTTAATTGGACCAGTCTGTGCTAAAATCGCTCTAATTCATTCTGGATCTATAAAAACAGAAAAAGTTGAAGCCTGTAACCATAAAATTGAACAAATAACCGATAGAACACAAGAGAGTCAAAATGTTATAAACCTGACATAG
- a CDS encoding glycoside hydrolase family 88 protein, with the protein MDAIERYINELMDKSTPDRPVWNIEKLLQGEKAGWNYIDGCMIKSILEMYSITGDIKYLDFADTFIDYRVREDGTIDGYDVEERNIDNVNAGKTLFELYDLTGKEKYRKAIDVVYSQIGKMPRTKEGNFWHKNIYPNQVWLDGLYMCQPFYMEYETRFNNKKNCGDIYNQFTNVVKLMRDTETGLYYHAYDSSREMFWCDKVTGLSQNFWLRALGWYAMALLDTMDKSDPSDRESMKEMGEAFHDLIDSMLKYQDESGMWYQVVNLGGMDRNYLETSGSAIFSYAILKGVRLGCLPQSYSKYGKKAFQGICDTYLHMEEGNMSLGGICLVAGLGGKDRRNGTYDYYMSEPVVKDDAKGVGPFLLAYTEMKRTGWVYNQ; encoded by the coding sequence ATGGATGCAATTGAAAGATATATCAATGAACTGATGGATAAGAGCACACCGGACCGCCCGGTATGGAACATTGAGAAGCTGCTTCAGGGAGAGAAGGCCGGCTGGAATTACATAGACGGCTGTATGATCAAATCCATTTTGGAAATGTATTCCATTACCGGAGATATAAAATATCTGGATTTTGCCGACACATTTATCGATTACAGAGTAAGAGAAGACGGGACCATTGACGGCTATGATGTGGAAGAGCGGAACATTGATAATGTCAATGCGGGTAAAACCCTGTTCGAGCTTTACGATCTGACTGGAAAGGAAAAATACAGAAAAGCCATTGATGTAGTTTACAGCCAGATTGGAAAGATGCCGCGGACAAAAGAAGGGAACTTCTGGCATAAGAATATTTATCCAAACCAGGTCTGGCTTGACGGTCTGTATATGTGCCAGCCATTTTATATGGAATACGAAACCCGGTTTAATAATAAGAAAAACTGCGGGGATATTTACAACCAGTTCACCAATGTGGTGAAGCTTATGAGGGATACGGAAACCGGCCTTTACTACCATGCATACGATTCCTCCAGAGAGATGTTCTGGTGTGATAAGGTGACAGGACTGTCCCAGAATTTCTGGCTGAGAGCATTGGGCTGGTATGCCATGGCCCTTTTAGATACCATGGACAAATCTGATCCGTCGGACAGGGAAAGCATGAAGGAGATGGGGGAAGCATTCCACGACCTGATAGACTCCATGCTGAAATACCAGGATGAAAGCGGTATGTGGTATCAGGTGGTAAACTTAGGCGGTATGGACCGGAATTATCTGGAAACCAGCGGAAGCGCCATTTTCTCCTATGCCATTTTAAAGGGAGTCCGTTTAGGCTGTCTTCCCCAGTCCTATTCCAAGTATGGCAAAAAGGCTTTCCAGGGAATCTGTGATACCTATCTTCATATGGAAGAGGGAAATATGAGCCTGGGAGGGATCTGCCTGGTGGCCGGACTTGGAGGCAAAGACAGGAGAAATGGAACTTATGACTATTACATGTCTGAGCCTGTTGTAAAGGATGATGCCAAAGGGGTAGGACCATTCCTCCTTGCCTATACGGAAATGAAAAGAACCGGCTGGGTATACAATCAATAA
- a CDS encoding LysR family transcriptional regulator translates to MIDTKLYTLLAVVEFNSYTRAAEHLSLTQPAVTQHIKQLEKELNIKVFNRVGSDIKPTNEGNIVIQYARRSIALYQRMEQNILDEQRHIRRLTVGITHTAESNAVAEVLGKYSSKNPGASITIISDSINNLYEMLKNYEVDLAVVEGKVQDDSINSLLLDTDSLMLVVSNNNLLAKKSMVTINELMKEPLILRRPSSGTRNLFTAHLESNNMSLDDFNVILEVDNIATIKDLIRRDIGVSILSRSVCLDELKKGKITALPIENLSMIREINILYHSDFKHADVLHSIMKEYNKVVKFYAS, encoded by the coding sequence ATGATTGATACTAAACTTTATACGTTATTAGCAGTGGTCGAATTTAACAGTTACACACGCGCGGCAGAACATCTTTCTTTGACGCAGCCAGCGGTAACTCAACACATAAAGCAGTTGGAAAAGGAATTAAATATTAAAGTTTTCAATCGTGTTGGAAGTGATATAAAGCCTACAAATGAAGGAAATATTGTAATTCAGTATGCACGGCGGAGCATAGCCCTATATCAGAGGATGGAACAAAATATTTTAGATGAGCAGCGCCATATAAGACGGCTTACGGTTGGGATTACCCATACTGCTGAAAGTAATGCAGTGGCAGAAGTGTTAGGAAAGTACAGCTCCAAAAACCCTGGTGCAAGCATAACAATTATTTCTGACTCTATAAATAATCTTTATGAAATGCTGAAAAATTATGAGGTAGATTTAGCTGTTGTAGAGGGGAAAGTTCAGGATGACAGCATTAACTCGCTTCTGCTGGACACAGATTCACTGATGCTGGTTGTATCAAACAATAATCTCCTGGCAAAAAAGAGCATGGTAACCATAAATGAATTAATGAAGGAGCCATTGATTCTTCGCAGACCCTCATCGGGGACAAGAAACCTGTTTACCGCCCACTTAGAAAGTAATAATATGTCACTTGATGATTTTAATGTCATTTTAGAAGTCGACAATATTGCAACGATTAAAGATCTTATTAGGCGGGATATAGGAGTTTCCATACTTTCACGCAGCGTATGTCTGGACGAACTAAAGAAAGGAAAAATTACTGCATTACCTATAGAGAATCTTAGTATGATTCGGGAAATCAACATTCTGTATCACAGCGATTTTAAACATGCAGATGTTTTGCATAGTATTATGAAGGAATATAATAAGGTGGTAAAGTTCTATGCTTCTTAA
- a CDS encoding glycoside hydrolase family 28 protein, with amino-acid sequence MELKIVFKTARSVTVETVTEQIYAFETPGKILVNGKVFGETNRVVFTLFNLKPDMDYNISLERNGERAEAGFHTDYEFVTLNVKEMGARGDGIQDDTSFIQAAIMACPKESRVLIPKGRYRVTSLFLKSHLRLELAEGAELLADTDRYKYPRFPGMIESYDEKEDYNLGTWEGNPLPMFAGIITGIDVEDVVVYGPGLINGQASFDNWWDNVRQMKAAFRPRLVFLERCKNVALQGFSLKNSPAWVLHPYFSQNLKFLNLDISNPADSPNTDGLDPESCKDVEILGLHFSLGDDCIAVKSGKIYMGRRYKTPSENIVIRQCLMENGHGAVTVGSEAGAGVKNIRVERCLFSNTDRGLRIKTRRGRGKDSVLSEIYFDRIHMDHVMTPFVVNSFYFCDPDGKSDYVQCREALTVDERTPEIRRLYFTNIKAENCHVAASFLYGLPESKIERIEFKNVDISFADQANPGVPAMLSGVGECRKKGFLISNVDTLICDHVKISGQEGEAFELSGINHYKVR; translated from the coding sequence ATGGAATTAAAAATTGTCTTTAAAACGGCACGGTCTGTGACCGTGGAGACGGTGACGGAACAGATCTATGCATTTGAAACACCGGGAAAGATTCTGGTAAACGGAAAAGTCTTTGGAGAAACGAACCGGGTCGTCTTTACGTTGTTTAACTTAAAGCCGGATATGGATTATAATATTTCCCTGGAAAGAAATGGAGAAAGGGCGGAAGCCGGTTTCCATACCGACTATGAATTTGTAACATTAAATGTAAAAGAAATGGGAGCTAGAGGCGATGGAATCCAGGATGATACCTCCTTTATCCAGGCGGCTATTATGGCCTGCCCGAAGGAGAGCCGGGTATTGATTCCAAAGGGAAGATACCGGGTTACCAGCCTGTTTTTAAAGAGTCATTTAAGGCTTGAACTGGCTGAGGGAGCGGAGCTTCTGGCAGATACGGACCGGTATAAATATCCCAGATTTCCCGGAATGATCGAGAGCTACGATGAAAAAGAGGATTACAATCTGGGTACATGGGAAGGAAACCCTCTCCCAATGTTTGCCGGAATCATAACCGGGATCGATGTAGAGGATGTGGTGGTCTATGGACCAGGCCTGATTAACGGTCAGGCTTCCTTTGATAACTGGTGGGATAATGTCCGCCAGATGAAGGCGGCATTCCGTCCCCGTCTGGTATTTTTAGAGAGATGTAAAAATGTGGCCCTTCAGGGCTTTTCATTAAAAAACAGCCCTGCCTGGGTGCTTCATCCATATTTCAGCCAGAACTTAAAATTCCTGAATCTGGATATTAGTAATCCGGCTGATTCTCCCAATACCGATGGTCTGGATCCGGAATCCTGCAAGGATGTGGAAATACTGGGCCTGCACTTTTCTTTAGGAGATGACTGCATTGCGGTCAAGTCCGGAAAAATCTATATGGGCCGCAGGTATAAGACTCCTTCGGAAAACATCGTGATCCGCCAGTGCCTGATGGAAAACGGTCATGGTGCGGTTACCGTGGGAAGCGAAGCAGGTGCAGGCGTTAAGAATATCCGTGTGGAACGCTGCCTGTTTTCCAATACGGACAGAGGCCTTCGGATCAAGACCAGAAGAGGCAGGGGAAAGGACTCCGTGCTCTCTGAGATTTATTTTGACCGCATACATATGGATCATGTCATGACGCCATTTGTTGTAAACAGCTTTTATTTCTGTGATCCTGATGGAAAATCCGATTATGTACAGTGCCGTGAGGCCCTGACCGTGGATGAGCGGACCCCTGAGATCAGGAGGCTGTATTTTACCAACATTAAGGCAGAAAACTGCCATGTGGCGGCTTCCTTCCTCTATGGACTTCCGGAGAGTAAAATTGAGCGCATTGAATTTAAAAACGTTGATATTTCCTTTGCGGACCAGGCAAACCCGGGAGTCCCCGCCATGTTGTCCGGAGTGGGAGAGTGCAGGAAAAAAGGGTTTCTCATCAGCAACGTGGACACCCTGATCTGCGATCACGTGAAGATTTCCGGCCAGGAAGGGGAAGCTTTTGAACTGAGCGGCATCAATCATTATAAAGTGAGATAA
- a CDS encoding LUD domain-containing protein, with translation MRHLANCSNIYITSANGVSETGQIVNIDGTGNRVAMTAFGPQATALNGSAV, from the coding sequence GTGCGGCACCTGGCTAACTGTTCCAATATCTATATAACCAGCGCCAATGGCGTATCGGAAACCGGGCAGATCGTTAACATCGACGGAACCGGAAACCGGGTGGCTATGACCGCATTTGGACCTCAGGCAACAGCCCTGAACGGATCTGCCGTATAA
- a CDS encoding sugar phosphate isomerase/epimerase family protein, giving the protein MQIGIRLHDITPGALEERVKIAHEQGFTCAHLALTKTVQEHSVENSALTPGYAAYLRKTFAEHDVDIAVLGCYLNLAHPDQSEIKKIQERYYAHLRFASILGCSVVGTETGAPNKEYCYEPACHTEEALQTFIANLRPVVECAEKFGVILAIEPVWSHIVYNSKQALKVLKAIDSPNLRIILDPVNLLSVENSDHYEQVIREAIEDLGGYTDVLHMKDFVVEHGRILSGAPGTGVMKYDVIMDFVKKEKPYIQMTIEDSKPDNAEWSRKFLENYSC; this is encoded by the coding sequence ATGCAGATCGGAATCCGGTTGCACGACATCACACCTGGGGCCCTGGAGGAACGGGTGAAGATTGCCCACGAGCAAGGGTTTACCTGTGCCCATTTGGCCCTGACAAAGACAGTACAAGAACATTCCGTGGAGAATTCCGCGCTGACGCCAGGCTATGCTGCGTATCTGCGCAAAACATTTGCAGAACATGATGTGGACATCGCAGTCCTGGGCTGCTATCTGAATCTGGCCCATCCAGATCAATCAGAAATCAAAAAAATCCAGGAGCGTTATTATGCTCATCTGCGTTTTGCTTCTATATTAGGATGCAGCGTTGTGGGAACGGAAACCGGCGCACCTAATAAGGAATATTGTTATGAACCGGCCTGCCACACAGAGGAAGCCCTTCAAACATTTATTGCAAATCTGCGTCCGGTTGTGGAATGCGCAGAAAAATTTGGTGTGATTCTGGCGATTGAACCGGTATGGAGCCACATTGTATACAATTCCAAACAGGCGTTAAAGGTACTTAAGGCCATTGATTCGCCTAATTTAAGGATCATCCTGGATCCGGTAAATCTTTTGTCAGTGGAAAACAGTGATCATTACGAACAGGTAATAAGGGAAGCTATTGAGGATTTAGGCGGGTATACAGATGTTCTTCATATGAAGGACTTTGTGGTGGAACACGGCCGCATCCTTTCCGGCGCTCCTGGGACAGGAGTAATGAAATATGACGTGATTATGGATTTTGTGAAAAAGGAAAAGCCATACATTCAGATGACCATTGAGGATAGTAAGCCGGATAATGCAGAGTGGTCAAGAAAATTTCTGGAGAATTATAGTTGCTAA
- a CDS encoding AraC family transcriptional regulator, protein MKVLTTFSEGIEHCMASQYFSIVHLRRDTGVLSMHSHLCHEFYFSLSGGCTFMIDDKNYRVEPGSLFMVKQYERHQLLQMDTSIPQERFAIFIDPSYLESISTPQTDLTYCFTHRPKKFSHRIALNHGQQRRFIYYFNKLAAEEGFGQDVEERSAFAEFMVFITKLTTEAFHGRESEEQRQYFSSKVTDIITYIHHNIDSQLSIGDIAAHFYLSTSYLCRLFKKSTGTTINSYIISRRIELAQKLLSAGYSVNEVYIMCGFNDYSNFFKAFTKKVGISPKKYAQNSLR, encoded by the coding sequence ATGAAAGTACTTACCACTTTTTCAGAAGGAATTGAACACTGCATGGCCTCCCAGTATTTCTCCATTGTGCATCTGCGCAGGGATACGGGAGTTTTAAGCATGCACAGCCACCTCTGCCATGAATTTTATTTTTCCTTAAGCGGAGGCTGCACGTTTATGATAGATGACAAAAATTACCGGGTCGAACCGGGGAGCTTATTCATGGTCAAACAATATGAAAGGCACCAACTGCTGCAGATGGATACCTCCATCCCTCAGGAACGGTTTGCCATATTCATAGATCCCTCCTATCTGGAAAGCATTTCCACGCCGCAGACGGATCTGACCTACTGTTTTACCCACAGGCCTAAGAAATTTTCTCACCGCATTGCTTTAAACCATGGACAGCAGCGGCGTTTCATTTATTATTTCAATAAACTGGCCGCAGAAGAAGGATTCGGCCAGGATGTGGAAGAACGCTCTGCCTTTGCCGAATTCATGGTTTTCATTACAAAACTGACCACAGAGGCCTTTCATGGGAGGGAATCAGAAGAACAGAGACAATATTTCAGCAGTAAAGTGACCGATATTATTACCTATATCCATCACAACATTGATTCTCAGTTAAGCATCGGAGATATTGCGGCCCATTTTTATTTAAGTACCTCTTATCTATGCAGGCTTTTCAAAAAAAGCACCGGTACCACCATCAATTCCTACATAATTTCCCGCCGCATTGAACTGGCCCAGAAGCTTTTGTCAGCCGGCTACAGCGTCAATGAGGTCTACATCATGTGCGGATTTAATGATTACAGCAACTTTTTTAAAGCATTTACAAAAAAGGTGGGGATTTCACCGAAGAAATATGCACAGAACAGTTTGAGATGA
- a CDS encoding carbohydrate ABC transporter permease, with the protein MTKETKRKISTMIRYALLILVGFIMVYPLIWMVGATFKTNSEIFTSAWFWPKKPVTDGYANAFVDYGGKINLIKSMLNTYKIVVPKVLFTVVSATITAYGFSRFEFKGKGILFSLMISTLFLPQVVLNAPQYIMFNKWGWNNSYLPLVVPSLFAGDTYFLFMLIQFLRGVPKELEEAAKIDGCSSIKTLWYVIVPMLKPSLVSVALFQFMWTSNDFMGPLIYVSDMPKYTNSIYLRMSMDGDVGFQWNRILAMSLISIIPSLIVFFCAQDAFIDGIAAGGVKG; encoded by the coding sequence ATGACGAAAGAGACCAAGAGAAAGATCAGTACAATGATCCGGTATGCATTACTGATCCTTGTGGGCTTTATTATGGTATACCCCCTGATCTGGATGGTGGGCGCTACCTTTAAGACGAACTCAGAGATTTTCACCAGCGCATGGTTCTGGCCTAAAAAGCCTGTGACCGATGGTTATGCCAACGCATTTGTAGATTACGGCGGTAAGATCAACCTGATCAAATCCATGCTCAATACATACAAAATTGTTGTGCCAAAGGTGCTTTTCACAGTCGTATCAGCAACTATAACGGCTTATGGCTTTAGCCGGTTTGAATTTAAGGGAAAAGGAATTCTGTTCTCTCTTATGATTTCCACCTTATTCCTGCCCCAGGTAGTGTTAAATGCACCCCAGTATATTATGTTCAACAAGTGGGGCTGGAACAATTCCTACTTACCGCTGGTGGTTCCATCCCTGTTTGCAGGTGATACCTATTTCTTATTCATGCTGATCCAGTTTTTAAGAGGCGTGCCCAAGGAACTGGAGGAAGCCGCCAAAATTGATGGCTGCAGTTCCATTAAAACCTTATGGTATGTGATTGTTCCCATGTTAAAGCCATCCCTGGTATCCGTTGCACTGTTTCAGTTTATGTGGACCTCCAACGACTTTATGGGACCGCTTATTTACGTTTCCGATATGCCCAAATATACGAATTCCATTTATTTGCGCATGTCCATGGACGGTGATGTGGGATTCCAGTGGAACCGGATTTTGGCCATGTCCTTAATCTCCATTATTCCTTCCCTGATCGTATTCTTCTGTGCCCAGGATGCTTTTATTGACGGTATCGCGGCAGGAGGCGTGAAAGGATAA
- a CDS encoding ABC transporter substrate-binding protein, with protein sequence MKKIKQWAAMGLATVMAVSLSACGGGKSASETASAGAETTSAAAGEAATAAPATSGEPVELKFSWWGGDSRHAATEEAIKAFEAKYPNIKVTPEYGAWTGWEEKQSLNILGGNAADVMQINWNWIESYSQGGKAFANLEDYSDVLDLKQFTPESLDLCKVDQKLMAVPISLTGRVFYWNKTAFEEAGCDIPSDLDSLYAAGAAFKAKDPDMYPLALGEYDRMILMVYYLESKYGRNWVEEGQVNYTEDEVKDGMDFITELEAKHVIPTLATIQGDMADSLDKNAKWIDGKYAGIFEWDSSASKFKSALEGSVNKPGQEFTVGEFVKMGDNNGGFTKISMAFAVAGNSKHPKEAAMLINFLLNEEEGVKICSTERGIPCSTEGLKILEANKLGDSLTIEANTKVMNYSKFNLDSKFEHNDLKANPDGVYYKVFGKLSTGEIDSRQAASELIKGITETLEN encoded by the coding sequence ATGAAAAAGATCAAACAGTGGGCTGCGATGGGGTTGGCAACTGTTATGGCAGTGTCCTTAAGCGCCTGCGGCGGGGGTAAGAGCGCCAGTGAGACAGCTTCTGCAGGAGCAGAGACCACTTCTGCTGCAGCAGGTGAGGCGGCAACAGCAGCACCAGCTACTTCAGGAGAACCGGTAGAGCTTAAGTTTTCCTGGTGGGGCGGTGACAGCAGACATGCTGCAACAGAAGAAGCTATTAAGGCATTTGAAGCGAAATATCCAAACATTAAAGTAACTCCTGAGTATGGCGCATGGACCGGATGGGAAGAGAAACAGTCCTTAAATATCTTAGGCGGAAATGCTGCTGATGTTATGCAGATCAACTGGAACTGGATCGAATCCTACAGCCAGGGAGGAAAAGCTTTTGCAAATCTGGAAGATTACTCCGATGTTCTTGATTTAAAGCAGTTTACACCGGAAAGCCTTGATCTTTGTAAGGTTGACCAAAAGTTAATGGCAGTGCCGATTTCTTTGACAGGACGTGTATTTTATTGGAATAAAACTGCATTTGAAGAAGCAGGCTGTGACATTCCTAGTGACCTGGATTCCCTGTATGCAGCAGGTGCGGCATTTAAAGCAAAAGATCCTGATATGTATCCTTTAGCACTTGGTGAATATGACCGTATGATCTTAATGGTTTATTATCTGGAATCCAAGTACGGCAGAAACTGGGTTGAAGAAGGCCAGGTCAATTACACAGAAGATGAAGTAAAAGACGGCATGGACTTTATTACAGAGCTGGAAGCAAAGCATGTCATTCCAACGCTGGCAACCATTCAGGGTGATATGGCTGACTCTCTTGATAAGAACGCAAAATGGATCGACGGCAAGTACGCAGGTATCTTTGAGTGGGATTCCTCTGCTTCCAAATTTAAGAGTGCACTGGAAGGCAGTGTAAACAAGCCAGGTCAGGAGTTCACAGTCGGCGAATTCGTTAAGATGGGCGATAACAACGGAGGTTTTACAAAGATTTCCATGGCATTTGCAGTTGCCGGAAATTCCAAGCATCCAAAGGAAGCAGCAATGCTGATCAACTTCCTGTTAAATGAAGAGGAAGGCGTTAAAATATGTTCCACAGAGAGAGGCATTCCCTGCTCCACAGAGGGCTTAAAGATTCTTGAGGCCAACAAACTTGGTGATTCTCTGACCATTGAGGCTAATACAAAGGTTATGAACTACAGCAAGTTCAACCTGGACAGCAAGTTTGAGCACAACGATTTAAAAGCAAATCCAGACGGTGTTTACTATAAAGTATTTGGTAAGTTAAGCACAGGAGAAATTGATTCCAGGCAGGCAGCAAGTGAGCTGATTAAGGGCATTACCGAGACTCTTGAGAATTAA